In the Gammaproteobacteria bacterium genome, one interval contains:
- a CDS encoding CopG family transcriptional regulator, protein MKAAKTETTTVRMEPAVKAGLKAMAERERRSLANMIEVMIRDYCGREGVEIGDDLPASRGQKG, encoded by the coding sequence GTGAAAGCAGCCAAGACCGAGACCACCACCGTGCGCATGGAGCCGGCCGTCAAGGCCGGGCTGAAGGCCATGGCGGAGCGAGAACGGCGCAGTCTGGCCAATATGATCGAGGTGATGATCCGGGACTATTGCGGGCGGGAGGGGGTCGAGATCGGTGATGACCTGCCGGCTTCACGAGGGCAAAAGGGGTAA
- a CDS encoding DUF3800 domain-containing protein, with product MSDQIHIYCDESCHLEHDHQPAMVLGAISCPADRRQRLGRAIKALKARHGIPAKREIKWTQVAPSTLAFYRDLVSVFFDEPSLGFRGVVVPDKQVLDHDRFDQDHDDFYYKMWWQLLTRLIDDQHTFRVFVDIKDTHSNTKLGKLQEVLCNTHYDFNNERIQSIEAVRSHDVPLVQLADVLTGLLSHHFRGIEGSQAKQALIQQLRERSGLGLNRSTLPGARKFNLFVWRAREAA from the coding sequence ATGAGCGATCAGATTCATATCTATTGCGATGAGTCCTGTCATCTGGAGCACGATCACCAGCCCGCGATGGTATTGGGTGCCATCTCTTGCCCGGCCGACAGGCGGCAACGGCTCGGGCGAGCCATCAAGGCGCTGAAAGCACGGCACGGTATTCCGGCAAAGCGCGAGATCAAGTGGACGCAGGTGGCCCCGTCAACGCTGGCGTTTTATCGGGATCTGGTGTCGGTGTTTTTTGATGAGCCATCGCTGGGCTTTCGCGGCGTCGTGGTACCGGACAAGCAGGTCCTGGACCATGACCGCTTCGATCAGGACCACGATGATTTCTACTACAAGATGTGGTGGCAGCTGCTAACCCGGTTGATCGACGATCAACACACCTTTCGCGTTTTCGTTGATATCAAGGATACCCATAGCAATACAAAGCTGGGCAAGCTGCAAGAAGTGCTGTGCAACACGCACTACGACTTCAACAATGAGCGAATCCAGAGCATCGAGGCCGTACGGTCGCACGATGTGCCGCTGGTACAACTGGCGGATGTCCTGACGGGCTTGCTATCTCACCATTTCCGGGGCATCGAGGGCAGTCAGGCCAAGCAAGCACTGATTCAGCAACTGAGGGAGCGTAGCGGTTTGGGGTTGAATCGGTCCACGCTACCCGGTGCCCGGAAGTTCAATCTGTTCGTCTGGCGCGCGCGGGAGGCGGCATGA
- a CDS encoding Slp family lipoprotein → MAGESVGLVALAVVCGGLLAACASAVPQGLRGELPDGPEPGVVRAEPHRYIGREVRWGGKILDVRNEPASTDVEVYAWPLSDSGEPRPEDGQSARFIARFDRFLDPAEYAPDKRLTVRGELVEPVTRPVGEYPYRYPVVEVGVHHLWPEYLPPHEPGWFHDPFYDPWWPWRPWGSYRHWPYGWY, encoded by the coding sequence ATGGCCGGCGAGTCTGTGGGTCTGGTGGCGCTGGCAGTCGTATGCGGCGGGCTGCTCGCGGCGTGCGCCAGCGCGGTGCCCCAAGGTTTGCGCGGTGAACTTCCCGATGGTCCCGAGCCGGGCGTGGTGCGGGCCGAGCCCCATCGCTACATCGGCCGGGAGGTGCGATGGGGAGGCAAGATCCTCGATGTGCGCAACGAGCCCGCGTCCACCGACGTCGAGGTCTACGCCTGGCCGTTGAGCGACAGCGGCGAGCCCAGGCCGGAGGACGGGCAAAGCGCCCGCTTCATCGCCCGTTTCGATCGTTTCCTCGACCCGGCGGAATACGCGCCGGACAAGCGGCTGACCGTTCGTGGTGAGTTGGTCGAGCCGGTCACCCGGCCGGTCGGTGAATACCCCTATCGTTATCCGGTGGTCGAGGTGGGTGTGCATCATCTATGGCCCGAGTACCTGCCGCCCCACGAACCGGGCTGGTTCCACGACCCTTTCTATGATCCCTGGTGGCCCTGGCGACCATGGGGATCTTACCGACACTGGCCGTACGGGTGGTACTAG
- a CDS encoding type II toxin-antitoxin system VapC family toxin — protein MALRYLLDTNIISDLVQRPKGQVASRIAEVGEDSICTSIVVAAELCYGAAKSDSKQLSERVDLLLSALEILPLEAHADQRYAEIRHHLTRQGTPIGPNDLLIAAHALAADLTLVTANTREFERVPSLRVENWLSA, from the coding sequence ATGGCGCTCCGCTATCTGCTCGACACGAACATCATCTCGGACCTTGTCCAACGACCAAAGGGCCAGGTGGCCAGCCGGATCGCCGAGGTCGGCGAGGATTCGATCTGCACCAGCATCGTCGTGGCAGCGGAACTCTGCTACGGCGCAGCGAAATCGGATTCGAAACAACTTTCCGAACGGGTCGACCTGTTGCTATCCGCCCTGGAGATCCTGCCGCTGGAAGCGCACGCAGATCAACGCTACGCAGAGATCCGTCACCACCTCACGCGGCAGGGTACCCCCATCGGCCCGAACGATCTGTTGATCGCCGCACACGCGCTGGCCGCCGACCTGACCCTTGTCACCGCAAACACGCGCGAATTCGAGCGCGTGCCGTCCCTGCGCGTAGAGAACTGGTTATCGGCGTGA
- a CDS encoding type I restriction-modification system subunit M, giving the protein MALKKSQLYNSLWQSCDELRGGMDASQYKDYVLTLLFMKYVSDKRDSLIEVPEGGSFQDMVALKGDKEIGDRINKIIGCLAEANDLKGVIDQADFNDETRLGSGKDMQDRLSKLVGIFDQLDLGANRADGDDLLGDAYEYLMRHFATESGKSKGQFYTPAEVSRVIAQVVGIGPDTRQDQTLYDPTCGSGSLLLRAAYEAPTGMSIYGQENDNATWALARMNMILHDYPTAELWRDNTLTRPNFKDSSKSGDGGLKTFDFAVANPPFSAKSWTNGLDPANDEWGRFEYGIPPAKNGDYAFLLHLIKSLKSTGKGAIILPHGVLFRGHKEADIRHNLVRRGLIKGIIGLPANLFYGTGIPACILVIDKEDADRRQGIFMIDASREFMKDGNKNRLRSRDIHKIVDVFNNQREVPRYARLVPLAEIASPANDYNLNIPRYIDASEPEDLHDLHAHLNGGTPKRDVDALEPYWSVLPGLREALFRDNGRPGYLEPKVETRQVKPTVLEHPAFKDFTATVAEVINGWQAAHRSALLVLKQGDKPRKVIHALSEDLLRRFAGVPLLDRYAVYQRLMNYWADVMQDDVYLIAADGWQEAARPRGVIENKERKIKEEPDLVIGSGRKAKKYKLDLIPPGLVIARFFADAQARLEALQTEHESAIRELEEFIEEQDGEDDPLSEVRNDKGKVTKTEIPRRLKALEGEPEAEEEIAVLKQCKTLMDAEADAKKAVKDAEAELNQAVLARYGELTEDEIKRLAVGDKWLVDIRAAIEAEVERITNRLASRVRELEERYAEPLPAIEREVVELAARVAGHLEKMGVRADV; this is encoded by the coding sequence ATGGCATTAAAAAAATCCCAGCTCTACAACTCCCTCTGGCAGTCCTGCGACGAGCTGCGCGGTGGCATGGATGCCTCGCAGTACAAGGATTATGTCCTGACGCTGCTGTTCATGAAGTACGTCAGCGACAAGCGGGATTCGCTGATCGAGGTCCCGGAGGGCGGGAGCTTCCAGGACATGGTCGCGCTCAAGGGCGACAAGGAGATTGGCGACAGGATCAACAAGATCATCGGCTGCCTGGCCGAGGCCAATGATCTGAAGGGCGTCATCGACCAGGCCGACTTCAACGACGAGACCAGGCTCGGCTCCGGCAAGGACATGCAGGACCGGCTGTCCAAGCTGGTCGGCATCTTCGACCAGCTCGACCTGGGCGCCAACCGCGCCGACGGTGACGACCTGCTGGGCGATGCCTACGAATACCTGATGCGCCACTTCGCCACGGAGTCGGGCAAGAGCAAGGGGCAGTTCTACACCCCGGCCGAGGTCTCCCGCGTGATCGCGCAGGTGGTGGGTATTGGTCCGGACACGCGCCAGGACCAGACGCTCTACGACCCGACCTGCGGCTCGGGCTCCCTGCTGCTGCGCGCCGCCTACGAGGCACCCACCGGCATGAGCATCTACGGTCAGGAGAACGACAACGCCACCTGGGCGCTGGCCAGGATGAACATGATCCTCCACGATTATCCAACCGCCGAACTGTGGCGGGACAACACCCTGACCCGCCCCAATTTCAAGGACTCGTCCAAATCTGGCGACGGCGGCCTCAAGACCTTCGACTTCGCCGTCGCCAATCCGCCGTTCTCCGCCAAGTCCTGGACCAACGGCCTGGACCCGGCCAACGACGAGTGGGGCCGCTTCGAGTACGGCATCCCGCCGGCCAAGAACGGCGACTACGCCTTTCTGCTGCACCTGATCAAATCGCTCAAGTCCACCGGCAAGGGCGCCATCATCCTGCCCCACGGGGTGCTGTTCCGGGGCCACAAGGAGGCCGACATCCGCCACAACCTGGTCCGGCGCGGCCTGATCAAGGGCATCATCGGCCTGCCGGCCAACCTGTTCTACGGCACCGGCATCCCGGCCTGCATCCTGGTCATCGACAAGGAAGACGCGGATCGCCGCCAGGGTATCTTCATGATTGATGCCAGCCGCGAGTTCATGAAGGACGGCAACAAGAACCGCCTGCGCTCGCGCGATATCCACAAGATCGTGGACGTGTTCAACAATCAGCGCGAGGTCCCACGCTATGCCCGCCTGGTGCCGCTGGCCGAGATCGCAAGTCCGGCCAACGACTACAACCTCAACATCCCGCGTTACATCGACGCCAGCGAGCCGGAGGACCTGCACGATCTCCACGCGCACCTGAACGGTGGCACACCTAAGCGCGACGTGGACGCGCTTGAGCCCTACTGGTCCGTGCTGCCCGGCCTGCGCGAGGCGCTGTTCCGGGACAATGGCCGCCCCGGCTACCTGGAGCCCAAGGTGGAAACGCGGCAGGTCAAGCCCACGGTGCTGGAACATCCCGCGTTCAAGGATTTTACCGCCACCGTGGCCGAGGTGATCAACGGCTGGCAGGCCGCCCACCGCTCCGCCCTGCTGGTCCTGAAGCAGGGCGACAAGCCGCGGAAAGTGATCCACGCCCTGTCCGAGGATCTGCTCCGGCGCTTTGCCGGCGTGCCCCTGCTGGACCGCTACGCCGTCTACCAGCGCCTGATGAACTACTGGGCCGATGTCATGCAGGACGACGTCTACCTCATCGCTGCCGACGGCTGGCAGGAGGCGGCCCGGCCCCGCGGCGTGATCGAGAACAAGGAGCGCAAGATCAAGGAAGAGCCGGACCTGGTGATCGGCAGCGGCAGGAAGGCGAAGAAATACAAGCTGGACCTGATCCCGCCGGGGCTGGTCATCGCCCGCTTCTTCGCCGACGCGCAGGCCCGGCTTGAAGCCCTACAGACTGAGCACGAATCAGCCATCCGCGAGCTGGAGGAGTTCATCGAGGAGCAGGACGGCGAGGATGACCCGCTCAGCGAGGTCAGGAACGACAAGGGCAAGGTCACCAAGACTGAGATCCCCAGGCGTCTCAAGGCCCTCGAGGGCGAGCCGGAGGCCGAGGAGGAGATCGCCGTCCTCAAGCAGTGCAAGACGCTGATGGACGCCGAGGCCGATGCCAAAAAAGCCGTCAAGGACGCCGAGGCCGAGCTCAACCAGGCCGTGCTGGCCCGCTACGGCGAGCTCACCGAGGACGAGATCAAGCGACTCGCCGTGGGCGACAAATGGCTGGTCGACATCCGCGCCGCCATCGAGGCCGAGGTGGAACGGATCACCAACCGCTTGGCCTCCCGCGTGCGCGAGCTGGAGGAGCGCTACGCCGAGCCGCTGCCCGCCATCGAGCGGGAAGTGGTGGAATTGGCCGCCAGGGTGGCCGGGCATCTGGAGAAGATGGGGGTGCGGGCCGATGTCTGA
- a CDS encoding ribbon-helix-helix protein, CopG family encodes MSRLTVILDDDLHRALKETAARQGRSIASIIEESLRLRGIQDQASARALVAQARKRAGLDADAALELALEETTILGLC; translated from the coding sequence ATGAGTCGTTTGACAGTTATTCTCGATGACGATTTGCACCGTGCCCTGAAAGAGACGGCGGCACGGCAGGGGCGTTCCATTGCCTCAATCATCGAGGAGAGCCTGCGCCTGCGCGGCATACAGGACCAGGCAAGTGCCCGTGCATTGGTAGCACAGGCTCGCAAGCGAGCGGGGCTCGATGCGGATGCGGCATTGGAGTTGGCGCTCGAGGAGACGACCATCCTTGGGCTCTGTTGA
- a CDS encoding HsdR family type I site-specific deoxyribonuclease, which produces MSTVGQRERLTQAQVLKFFQEHLGYRYLGDWKDRDGNSHVEADLLRDWLRRQGFDERIISRALRELDQAAAISGSKTLFDANRAVYEKLRYGVHIKPSVEEQTITVWLIDWDNPENNDFAVAEEVTLAGVNTKRPDLVLYVNGIALGVLELKRSTVAVAEGIRQNLDNQKREFIQPFFATVQLLMAGNSTEGLRYGVIETPEKYWMEWKEPSEMEDPLERGLDQLCSRQRLLELVHDFVVFDAGIKKTCRHNQYFGVRAARDYVQGRQGGIIWHTQGSGKSLTMVWLAKWTREHVTDARVLVITDRTELDEQIEKVFKGVDEQIYRAKSGADLIAVLDRSEEWLIASLIHKFGASEEGDVDAFIQDMESHLPRGFRARGNLFVFVDECHRTQSGKLHEAMKALLPAATLIGFTGTPLLKKDKKKSVEVFGPYIHTYKYDEAVHDGVVLDLRYEARDIDQHITSQEKIDQWFELKTRGLNDYARAQLKKRWGTLQKVLSSRDRLEKIVSDILWDMATRDRLLSGHGNAMLVAGSIYSACRLFEMFQATELKGKCAIVTSYVPSTADIKGEATGEGETEKLHQYGIYRKMLAEHFNEPEQTAVHKVEKFEQEVKKRFIDEPGQMKLLIVVDKLLTGFDAPPATYLYIDKQMRDHGLFQAICRVNRLHTEDKEVGYIIDYKDLFKSLEQSIQDYTGGAFDAFDAEDVEGLLEDRLSKARERLEETREAAKALCEPVEPPKDSPAYRRYFVGPSDAPGVQKDNEPKRVALYKHVGAFLRAYANLANEMDQAGYSEAEAAKIKAEVEHYERVREEVKLASGDYIDMKLYEPAMRHLLDTYIRAEESEKLSAFDDMTLVDLIVTRGEEAVDSLPSSIAGDREAMAETIENNVRRLIVDETPVNPKYYERMSTLLDHLIEQRRKEALEYREYLRRIVELTRQVARREEESAYPPGIDTPARQALYDNLGEDASLALRLDEKIRSVKKADWRANKFKEREVRNAIASVLQSQVRDTDLPDVDAVFELVKNQNGY; this is translated from the coding sequence ATTTCCACGGTCGGTCAACGCGAACGTCTCACCCAGGCGCAGGTGCTGAAGTTCTTTCAGGAGCACCTGGGTTATCGCTATCTGGGCGACTGGAAGGATCGCGATGGCAACAGCCATGTCGAGGCGGATCTGCTGCGCGACTGGCTGAGGCGGCAGGGCTTTGATGAGCGCATCATCAGCCGCGCCCTGCGCGAGTTGGATCAGGCAGCGGCCATTTCCGGCAGCAAGACGCTGTTTGATGCCAATCGCGCCGTCTACGAAAAGCTCCGCTATGGCGTACACATCAAGCCCTCTGTGGAAGAGCAGACGATCACCGTCTGGCTGATCGACTGGGATAACCCGGAGAACAACGACTTCGCCGTGGCCGAGGAGGTCACGCTGGCGGGGGTCAACACCAAGCGCCCGGACTTGGTGCTCTACGTCAACGGCATCGCCCTGGGGGTGCTGGAACTCAAGCGTTCCACGGTGGCGGTGGCCGAGGGCATCCGCCAGAACCTGGACAACCAGAAGCGCGAGTTCATCCAGCCCTTCTTCGCCACGGTGCAGTTGCTGATGGCCGGCAACTCCACCGAAGGCCTGCGCTACGGCGTGATCGAGACGCCCGAGAAGTACTGGATGGAGTGGAAGGAACCTTCGGAGATGGAGGACCCGCTGGAGCGCGGGCTGGACCAGCTCTGTAGCAGGCAACGGCTGCTGGAGCTGGTCCACGACTTCGTGGTCTTCGACGCCGGGATCAAGAAGACCTGTCGGCACAACCAGTACTTCGGCGTGCGCGCCGCCCGGGACTACGTGCAGGGCCGCCAGGGCGGCATCATCTGGCACACCCAGGGCAGCGGCAAATCGCTGACCATGGTCTGGCTGGCGAAGTGGACCCGCGAGCATGTCACCGATGCCCGGGTGCTGGTGATCACCGACCGCACCGAGCTCGACGAGCAGATCGAGAAGGTCTTCAAGGGCGTGGACGAGCAGATCTACCGCGCCAAGAGCGGCGCGGACCTGATCGCGGTGCTGGACCGCAGCGAGGAGTGGCTGATCGCCTCGCTGATCCACAAGTTCGGTGCGTCCGAGGAGGGCGATGTCGATGCCTTCATTCAGGACATGGAGAGCCACCTGCCCAGGGGCTTCCGGGCCAGGGGCAACCTGTTCGTGTTCGTGGATGAATGCCATCGCACCCAGTCCGGCAAGCTGCACGAGGCCATGAAGGCCCTGCTGCCGGCTGCCACCCTGATCGGTTTTACCGGCACGCCGCTGCTGAAAAAGGACAAGAAGAAGAGCGTCGAGGTCTTCGGGCCCTATATCCACACCTACAAGTACGACGAGGCGGTGCACGACGGCGTGGTGCTGGACCTGCGCTACGAGGCGCGCGACATCGACCAGCACATTACGTCACAGGAGAAGATCGACCAGTGGTTCGAGCTCAAGACCCGGGGCCTGAACGACTACGCCCGGGCCCAGCTCAAGAAACGCTGGGGCACCCTGCAAAAGGTGCTTAGCTCCCGGGACCGGCTGGAGAAGATCGTCTCCGACATCCTGTGGGATATGGCCACCCGCGACCGGCTGTTGAGTGGCCACGGTAACGCCATGCTGGTGGCGGGCAGCATCTACTCGGCCTGCCGGCTGTTCGAGATGTTCCAGGCGACCGAGCTCAAGGGCAAGTGCGCCATCGTGACGTCCTACGTACCTTCCACCGCCGACATCAAGGGTGAGGCCACGGGCGAGGGCGAAACGGAGAAGCTGCACCAGTATGGGATCTACCGCAAGATGCTGGCCGAGCACTTCAATGAACCGGAACAAACGGCCGTGCACAAGGTGGAGAAATTCGAGCAGGAGGTGAAGAAGCGCTTCATCGACGAGCCCGGCCAGATGAAGCTGCTCATTGTGGTGGACAAGCTGCTCACCGGCTTCGACGCCCCGCCGGCCACCTATCTCTACATCGACAAGCAGATGCGCGACCACGGCCTGTTTCAGGCCATCTGCCGGGTCAATCGGCTGCACACCGAGGACAAGGAGGTCGGCTACATCATCGACTACAAGGACCTGTTCAAATCCCTGGAGCAATCTATCCAGGACTATACCGGCGGCGCCTTCGATGCCTTCGACGCCGAGGATGTGGAGGGTCTGCTGGAGGATCGCCTGAGCAAGGCGAGGGAACGCCTGGAGGAGACCCGGGAAGCCGCCAAGGCGCTATGCGAGCCGGTGGAGCCGCCCAAGGACAGCCCGGCCTACCGCCGCTATTTCGTGGGCCCGAGCGACGCGCCCGGGGTACAGAAGGACAACGAGCCCAAACGTGTGGCCCTGTACAAGCATGTGGGCGCCTTCCTGCGTGCCTACGCCAACCTGGCCAACGAGATGGACCAGGCCGGCTACAGCGAGGCCGAGGCGGCCAAGATCAAGGCCGAGGTCGAGCACTACGAAAGGGTCCGGGAAGAGGTTAAGCTGGCCAGCGGCGACTACATCGACATGAAGCTCTATGAGCCGGCCATGCGGCATCTGCTGGATACCTATATCCGCGCCGAGGAGAGCGAGAAGCTCTCGGCATTCGACGATATGACCCTGGTGGATCTGATCGTCACCCGGGGTGAGGAGGCGGTGGACAGCCTGCCGTCTTCGATAGCGGGCGATCGGGAGGCCATGGCCGAGACCATCGAGAACAACGTGCGCCGGCTGATCGTCGACGAGACGCCGGTCAACCCGAAATACTACGAGAGGATGTCCACCCTGCTGGATCATCTGATCGAGCAGCGGCGCAAGGAAGCGCTGGAATACAGGGAATATCTGCGCCGCATCGTGGAGCTGACCCGGCAAGTTGCCAGGCGGGAAGAGGAGAGCGCGTATCCGCCGGGCATCGATACACCGGCCCGTCAGGCCCTCTACGACAACCTGGGCGAGGATGCCTCGCTGGCCCTGCGGCTCGACGAGAAGATACGGTCCGTGAAGAAGGCCGACTGGCGGGCCAACAAGTTCAAGGAGCGCGAGGTGCGAAACGCCATCGCGTCGGTTCTGCAGAGCCAGGTGCGGGATACGGATTTGCCGGACGTAGACGCGGTATTCGAACTCGTGAAGAACCAGAATGGCTACTGA
- a CDS encoding SprT family zinc-dependent metalloprotease — MATEHSHIEVSGIPVEICRKAIKNLHVGVYPPNGKVRVAAPLHLDDEAVRLAVVSRLAWIERQRKSFGRQERQSAREMVTGESHYFEGKRYRLNVVEGPGVPRVRLVNNSTLVLKVPPGTDRAARQQVLDRWYRRRLKARIPELLGRWESVVGVNVANWRIKRMKTRWGSCNIDARRIWLNLELAKKAPVCLEYLLVHEMVHFLERHHNDRFRQLMDQLMPDWRLRRDELNQAPLAHENWTY, encoded by the coding sequence ATGGCTACTGAGCACAGCCATATCGAGGTCAGCGGCATCCCCGTCGAGATCTGCCGCAAGGCGATCAAGAACCTCCACGTCGGCGTCTACCCGCCAAACGGCAAGGTTCGCGTGGCCGCGCCCCTGCACCTGGATGACGAGGCCGTCCGCCTGGCGGTTGTTTCCCGGCTGGCCTGGATCGAGCGGCAGCGGAAAAGCTTCGGGCGTCAGGAACGTCAGTCCGCCAGAGAAATGGTGACCGGAGAAAGCCACTACTTCGAAGGCAAGCGGTATCGCTTGAATGTGGTGGAAGGGCCCGGCGTACCCCGGGTTCGCCTCGTGAACAACAGCACGCTTGTGCTCAAGGTGCCGCCCGGTACGGACCGTGCGGCGCGCCAGCAGGTCCTCGACCGCTGGTACCGGCGCCGGCTGAAAGCCCGGATTCCAGAGCTGCTCGGACGCTGGGAGTCCGTCGTCGGTGTTAATGTTGCCAATTGGCGTATAAAGAGAATGAAGACCCGATGGGGAAGCTGCAATATCGACGCCAGACGCATCTGGCTGAACCTTGAGCTGGCGAAAAAAGCGCCTGTCTGCCTGGAATATCTGCTTGTGCATGAAATGGTTCACTTCCTCGAGCGCCACCACAACGACCGCTTTCGCCAGCTGATGGATCAGCTCATGCCGGACTGGCGCCTGCGCCGGGACGAGCTGAACCAGGCTCCACTGGCACATGAGAACTGGACGTATTGA
- a CDS encoding restriction endonuclease subunit S has translation MSECSQAIKQDAVRDAAPAYRVNAPEVAQNEVPPGYKRTEVGVIPEDWSVKALAHFVSALQAGVSVNSIASDQPINDTPSVLKTSCIQAGTFFPNQAKPISAKDHDRAKLSPKAETILISRMNTPDLVGESGFVEKDYEHLFLPDRIWMTIFKQAVRFSPRWLAYILSSPVYRKHLKEFATGTSGSMKNIAKGSLLNLKVPCPPDNEQSAIATALSDADALIESLDRLIAKKRAIKQAAMQQLLTGQTRLPGFTGEWETKQLGEVGRFRGGSGFPTMLQGETSGRYPFFKVSDMNNEGNETFMEVASNYISEVTRKQLGAIAFPAKSIVFAKVGAAVFLERKKILSKPGCLDNNMAAFVIEDAAADFRFIHYVLLSTKLGSLVSTTALPSLNGKVLAGIECRLPSLNEQQAIATVLSEMDTEIEALKHRRDKARQIKQGMMQQLLTGLVRLVTPEAAA, from the coding sequence ATGTCTGAGTGCAGTCAGGCAATCAAACAGGACGCTGTGCGGGATGCCGCGCCGGCGTATCGAGTCAATGCACCTGAAGTTGCGCAGAACGAAGTGCCGCCGGGCTACAAGCGGACTGAGGTGGGAGTGATTCCAGAAGATTGGAGCGTAAAAGCACTTGCGCACTTTGTTAGTGCCCTTCAAGCGGGGGTGAGCGTCAACTCAATTGCATCGGACCAACCGATAAATGACACCCCGTCGGTTTTGAAGACGTCATGTATCCAGGCCGGCACCTTCTTTCCAAATCAAGCAAAGCCAATTTCGGCTAAGGACCACGATCGGGCAAAGCTTAGTCCTAAGGCCGAAACAATACTGATTAGCCGGATGAACACGCCGGACCTGGTTGGCGAGTCCGGCTTCGTCGAAAAAGATTACGAGCATCTTTTCCTACCAGATCGAATCTGGATGACCATATTTAAGCAAGCTGTTAGGTTTTCGCCTAGGTGGCTTGCTTATATCCTGAGCAGTCCAGTTTATCGGAAGCACCTAAAAGAGTTTGCCACTGGAACAAGTGGCAGCATGAAGAACATTGCAAAAGGCAGTTTGTTGAATCTAAAGGTTCCTTGTCCTCCAGACAATGAGCAAAGCGCCATCGCCACCGCCCTATCGGACGCGGACGCGCTAATCGAATCCCTCGATCGCCTGATCGCCAAAAAACGCGCCATCAAACAGGCCGCCATGCAACAACTCCTCACCGGCCAGACCCGCCTGCCGGGCTTCACCGGCGAGTGGGAGACTAAGCAGTTGGGGGAAGTCGGACGATTTCGTGGTGGCAGTGGTTTCCCAACGATGCTCCAAGGCGAGACGTCTGGTAGGTATCCCTTTTTTAAGGTCTCAGACATGAACAACGAAGGGAACGAGACTTTTATGGAAGTCGCCAGCAACTATATTAGCGAGGTAACCAGGAAGCAGCTAGGAGCTATCGCTTTTCCAGCGAAGAGTATCGTCTTTGCAAAGGTTGGTGCAGCCGTTTTTTTGGAAAGGAAAAAAATCCTATCTAAGCCAGGCTGCTTGGATAACAACATGGCCGCTTTTGTGATCGAAGACGCTGCTGCAGATTTTCGGTTTATACATTACGTTTTACTCAGTACAAAGCTGGGAAGCCTTGTCAGCACCACCGCGCTGCCGTCCCTTAATGGCAAGGTGCTCGCTGGCATTGAGTGTCGCCTTCCCTCGCTCAATGAGCAGCAGGCCATCGCCACCGTCCTCTCCGAAATGGACACCGAAATCGAAGCCCTGAAACACCGCCGCGACAAGGCCCGCCAGATCAAGCAGGGCATGATGCAGCAGCTTCTCACCGGGCTGGTCCGGCTGGTGACGCCGGAGGCGGCGGCATGA
- a CDS encoding AbrB/MazE/SpoVT family DNA-binding domain-containing protein has translation MVEAERHVRLFRNGRNQALRIPREFELEGEEAILRKEGDRLIIEPVRKGRLLAMLASLEPLEEAFPDVDEDLAPLDDAEL, from the coding sequence ATGGTTGAAGCTGAACGACACGTCAGACTGTTCCGCAACGGCCGCAATCAGGCCTTGCGCATTCCCCGCGAGTTCGAACTGGAGGGGGAAGAGGCCATCCTGCGCAAAGAAGGCGACCGCCTGATCATCGAGCCGGTTCGCAAGGGTCGGCTGCTGGCAATGCTGGCATCGCTGGAGCCATTGGAAGAGGCCTTCCCCGACGTCGACGAAGACCTGGCGCCCCTGGACGACGCGGAACTATAG
- a CDS encoding Slp family lipoprotein, translated as MLLMVVVAALSTACTTGVKRADTGPTPAEVMAAGEARGAVHWGGRIVRVENLRTRTRIELLSLPLDREGRPQTDARPQGRFIVEHQGFLEPQEFAPQRLLEVYGQLDGFISAKVGDTSYRYPLVREEKLVLWDRPEYVAPSSPRINFGIGVGIGF; from the coding sequence ATGCTGCTAATGGTCGTCGTGGCGGCCCTGTCCACCGCGTGCACCACCGGTGTGAAGCGCGCCGACACGGGGCCGACGCCGGCCGAGGTGATGGCCGCCGGCGAGGCGAGGGGGGCGGTGCACTGGGGTGGCCGGATCGTCAGAGTGGAGAACCTACGCACCCGCACGCGAATCGAGCTGCTTTCCCTGCCCCTCGACAGGGAGGGCAGACCGCAGACCGATGCCAGGCCCCAGGGCCGCTTCATCGTCGAGCACCAGGGCTTCCTCGAACCCCAGGAGTTTGCCCCCCAACGCCTGCTCGAGGTGTACGGCCAGCTCGACGGCTTCATCAGCGCTAAGGTCGGTGACACCTCCTACCGGTATCCCCTGGTGAGGGAAGAGAAACTGGTGCTGTGGGACCGGCCGGAATATGTAGCCCCATCCTCGCCGCGCATAAACTTTGGCATTGGTGTCGGCATCGGTTTCTGA